In Paenibacillus algicola, a genomic segment contains:
- a CDS encoding LysR family transcriptional regulator, with the protein MDQALEVLVAVIEKKNFTRAAEELSMTQPAVSQYIRSLEQSLGAKLLERSNKYVRPTHAGDIVYHHAKSILGTYTAMQSLVDDVMNRAGGELAIGASYTFGEYVLPRLLARLKQQYPLVRPSIHIGNTDVIGEMVLNYEIDIGIVEGEYEHAKLLVSPFAQDELQLVVPNEPRFQGRRELELQELLQETWILRESGSGTRRAAERMFEARGQRPPYTLEFGSTQLIKESVEAGLGISLLSRWAVQKELQLGSLLLVPLRGEAVVRPFSWILHHTPYRTKAVDVFLDMLKSPLQG; encoded by the coding sequence ATGGATCAAGCGCTGGAGGTATTGGTTGCCGTCATTGAGAAGAAGAATTTTACCCGTGCCGCAGAGGAGCTCAGCATGACGCAGCCTGCGGTCAGCCAGTATATCCGCTCCCTGGAGCAGTCGCTGGGAGCCAAGCTGCTGGAGCGAAGTAATAAATATGTCCGGCCTACTCATGCAGGAGATATTGTCTACCATCACGCCAAATCCATTCTCGGCACCTATACGGCCATGCAGTCCCTGGTGGATGACGTTATGAACCGGGCCGGGGGCGAGCTGGCAATCGGTGCCAGCTATACGTTTGGCGAATATGTCCTGCCGCGCCTGCTGGCCCGGCTGAAGCAGCAATATCCGCTCGTCCGTCCCAGCATTCATATTGGCAATACCGATGTCATTGGCGAGATGGTTCTTAACTATGAGATTGATATCGGCATTGTCGAGGGCGAGTACGAGCATGCCAAGCTGCTGGTGAGTCCCTTTGCCCAGGATGAGCTGCAGCTTGTCGTTCCCAATGAACCGAGGTTTCAGGGAAGACGAGAGCTTGAGCTGCAAGAGCTGCTGCAGGAGACCTGGATTTTGCGGGAGAGCGGCTCGGGCACCCGGCGCGCGGCCGAGCGGATGTTTGAGGCGCGCGGTCAGCGACCGCCGTACACGCTGGAGTTTGGGAGCACGCAGCTAATCAAGGAGTCCGTCGAGGCGGGCCTTGGCATTTCACTGCTCTCCCGCTGGGCAGTGCAGAAGGAGCTGCAGCTGGGCTCGCTGCTGCTGGTGCCGCTGCGTGGAGAAGCGGTGGTCAGGCCTTTTTCCTGGATTCTGCACCATACACCTTACCGCACCAAAGCCGTTGATGTATTTCTCGATATGCTGAAATCCCCTCTTCAGGGATAG
- a CDS encoding ABC transporter permease — protein MIPAPRKTTRSRTASGSFWRKVLPYLLAVGSLLAIWQITALFLPSFLLPDVPDVFVRLFDSIQDPEFMGHIGDSLFRLLWGYPLACLFGALLGLIGGVSRGFAVYLRSLISILQAIPPITWVPFFVILLGFGSKTIITVIIIASFFPMALSVLNATEGVNRTHLELARVMGASRGQLLSKVFAPESLPAFVTGAQVAFGNAWRSLIAAEMVGGAMAGLGFYSKWRGEVADMEGVLMSIIIIGSIAAVLDLVLLEGLKKRLLRYRYVKPGGED, from the coding sequence ATGATACCTGCCCCGCGTAAAACAACTCGCAGCCGTACTGCATCCGGCTCCTTCTGGCGTAAAGTGCTTCCGTATCTGCTTGCAGTCGGAAGCCTTTTGGCGATTTGGCAGATTACGGCCCTATTCCTGCCGTCGTTTCTGCTGCCGGATGTGCCGGATGTCTTTGTCCGTTTATTTGACAGTATTCAAGACCCGGAATTTATGGGTCATATTGGAGACAGCCTGTTCCGCTTACTATGGGGGTATCCGCTGGCCTGTCTGTTCGGAGCGCTGCTGGGCTTGATCGGCGGGGTGTCCCGGGGCTTTGCTGTATATCTCCGCAGCCTGATTTCCATTTTACAGGCGATTCCGCCGATCACCTGGGTGCCGTTCTTCGTCATCCTGCTCGGCTTCGGCAGCAAGACGATTATTACCGTTATTATTATTGCGAGCTTCTTCCCCATGGCTTTGTCCGTACTGAACGCGACAGAGGGGGTCAACCGGACGCATCTGGAGCTGGCGCGGGTCATGGGCGCGAGCCGGGGCCAGCTGCTATCCAAGGTGTTTGCGCCGGAATCGCTTCCGGCATTCGTAACCGGCGCTCAGGTAGCCTTCGGCAACGCTTGGCGCTCGCTGATCGCGGCAGAGATGGTGGGAGGCGCCATGGCGGGCCTCGGCTTCTACTCCAAGTGGCGCGGTGAGGTGGCGGACATGGAAGGTGTACTGATGAGCATCATTATTATCGGCTCCATCGCAGCGGTGCTGGATCTCGTACTGCTGGAGGGCCTCAAGAAGCGGCTGCTTCGTTACCGTTATGTCAAACCGGGAGGAGAGGATTAA
- a CDS encoding DUF378 domain-containing protein, translating to MKTMNTIALLLLIIGGINWLLVGLFQYDLVASIFGGQESAGARVIYTIVGLCALYSIKFFGDVADDRRADAR from the coding sequence GTGAAAACCATGAACACTATTGCGCTGCTTCTGCTCATTATCGGCGGGATTAACTGGCTGCTTGTCGGTCTGTTCCAGTATGATCTGGTCGCTTCAATCTTCGGAGGCCAGGAGTCCGCCGGTGCCCGCGTCATCTATACTATTGTCGGCCTGTGTGCGCTGTACTCCATTAAATTTTTTGGAGATGTAGCTGACGACCGCCGTGCAGATGCGCGCTAG
- a CDS encoding lipoate--protein ligase family protein — MSDLNVLQEEAGPILLLDRSGDLQRRDVLNAFALDELLCRQTGAGGPAICHIWRHPGALVMGVRDSRLPGAAAASRSIRKLGYDVAVRHSGGAAVPLDPGVVNVSLIVPLSSGPGQGDFQPAFHRMAGLIEQALRGTGRQVRAGEIAGAFCPGAFDLSISGQKFCGIAQRRQSKALIVQAFIIAEGSGGNRADLVRAFYEEAAGDTPPELYPKVTRESTASLQELTSLGALAVPELIRLLKETVRMQQQSFSPEAMDAAAAALRLPREEEVAAMTQTLRQRYTS; from the coding sequence ATGTCGGATTTGAATGTTTTGCAGGAGGAGGCGGGTCCGATTCTGCTCCTGGATCGAAGCGGTGACCTGCAGCGAAGAGATGTCCTGAACGCCTTTGCGCTGGATGAGCTGCTGTGCAGACAGACGGGGGCCGGAGGGCCGGCCATCTGCCATATCTGGAGGCATCCCGGCGCTCTCGTCATGGGCGTTCGCGACAGCCGGCTTCCCGGCGCCGCGGCTGCATCCCGAAGCATCCGGAAGCTCGGCTATGACGTTGCTGTCCGGCACTCCGGCGGTGCAGCCGTACCGCTGGATCCCGGCGTTGTCAATGTATCACTGATCGTTCCTTTGAGCAGCGGCCCGGGGCAGGGCGACTTCCAGCCGGCCTTCCACCGGATGGCCGGGCTCATCGAGCAGGCACTCCGCGGAACCGGCCGCCAGGTAAGGGCAGGCGAAATTGCCGGCGCCTTCTGCCCCGGCGCTTTTGACCTCAGCATCTCCGGGCAGAAGTTCTGCGGCATCGCCCAGCGCCGCCAGAGCAAAGCGCTGATCGTGCAGGCGTTCATTATTGCGGAAGGGTCGGGAGGAAATCGGGCCGACCTTGTGCGCGCCTTCTATGAGGAAGCCGCCGGCGACACGCCGCCAGAGCTTTATCCCAAGGTCACGAGAGAATCCACGGCCAGCCTGCAGGAGCTCACCTCACTTGGTGCCCTGGCGGTGCCTGAGCTAATCCGGCTCCTGAAGGAGACGGTGCGTATGCAGCAGCAGTCCTTCAGCCCCGAGGCCATGGACGCCGCAGCAGCCGCCCTGCGCCTGCCGCGGGAGGAAGAGGTCGCGGCCATGACCCAGACGCTGCGGCAGCGGTATACCTCTTAA
- a CDS encoding HNH endonuclease produces MPGNKLTRTQKRRAARKRAKARAKAAEQVLLASDAAVQSAAESSSKGGHSGGSGGNQVKRRRQSAARRDTALNVPPAAKTSAKGRPAAPPRPPRVPGQPDPYDAARLVPTRAGFIRMRGRTDKNRRWQQDIDPQLAEILVNESAAVVVNRNTIRRLYTNKGFRKYILERDAYQCYFCGNYGNTIDHLLPRAKGGHTTPVNCVCACMDCNQSKADQHLEDFIRSKPLEDGEKPSGSQFHGM; encoded by the coding sequence ATGCCAGGAAACAAGCTGACACGGACGCAAAAACGAAGAGCCGCCCGCAAGCGGGCCAAAGCACGGGCTAAAGCTGCGGAGCAGGTGCTGCTGGCCAGCGATGCCGCTGTACAGTCAGCAGCGGAATCCAGCAGCAAGGGCGGGCACAGTGGAGGATCTGGCGGCAATCAAGTGAAAAGGCGCCGCCAATCAGCCGCCCGCCGGGACACCGCCTTGAATGTGCCTCCCGCCGCAAAGACCTCGGCGAAGGGGCGTCCGGCTGCACCGCCGAGGCCTCCCCGGGTGCCGGGGCAGCCGGACCCGTATGATGCTGCGCGCCTGGTGCCGACCCGGGCCGGCTTTATACGGATGCGGGGCCGCACCGACAAGAACCGCCGCTGGCAGCAGGATATTGATCCGCAGCTCGCGGAAATCCTGGTGAATGAAAGCGCAGCGGTCGTCGTCAACCGGAATACCATCCGCCGCTTATATACGAACAAGGGCTTTCGCAAATATATTTTGGAGCGCGATGCATACCAGTGTTATTTTTGCGGAAACTATGGAAACACGATTGATCACCTCCTGCCCCGGGCAAAGGGCGGGCATACGACACCGGTGAATTGTGTCTGCGCTTGTATGGATTGCAATCAATCCAAGGCAGATCAGCATCTGGAGGATTTCATCAGAAGCAAGCCGCTGGAGGATGGGGAGAAGCCTTCAGGCAGTCAATTTCACGGCATGTGA
- a CDS encoding ThuA domain-containing protein has translation MNDIQVTVWNEYRHEKQNPQVHSIYPNGLHEAIAGYLRKDSRLKVRTAVLDEPQHGLSEEVLDNTDVLVWWGHKAHDEVQDDIVEKVQQRVLDGMGLIVLHSGHGAKIFTELLGTNTPSLKWRDDGEREKLWVVEPGHPIANGLSDFIEIEKEEMYGERFEIPAPDELVFISWFEGGEVFRSGCCYRRGTGKIFYFRPGHETFPTYHQPEVMQVIQNAVHWAAPTEGAEVTYGRVERDREHQASL, from the coding sequence ATGAATGACATTCAGGTGACAGTATGGAATGAATATCGGCATGAGAAGCAGAATCCGCAGGTACACAGCATTTATCCGAATGGGCTTCATGAAGCCATTGCCGGCTATCTTCGCAAGGACAGCAGACTGAAGGTACGGACCGCGGTGCTGGATGAGCCGCAGCATGGTCTGAGCGAGGAGGTGCTGGACAACACGGATGTACTGGTCTGGTGGGGCCATAAGGCGCATGACGAGGTACAGGATGATATCGTTGAAAAAGTACAGCAGCGCGTACTGGACGGAATGGGGCTGATCGTGCTTCACTCTGGCCACGGCGCGAAGATCTTCACGGAGCTGCTGGGGACGAATACCCCGTCTCTGAAGTGGCGGGATGACGGTGAGCGGGAGAAGCTCTGGGTGGTAGAGCCGGGTCATCCCATCGCGAACGGCTTGAGTGATTTCATCGAGATTGAGAAGGAAGAGATGTACGGCGAGCGATTTGAAATTCCGGCACCGGATGAGCTGGTGTTCATCTCCTGGTTTGAGGGCGGCGAGGTGTTTCGCAGCGGCTGCTGCTACCGGAGAGGCACGGGCAAAATCTTCTATTTCCGTCCCGGACACGAAACCTTTCCGACCTATCATCAGCCGGAAGTGATGCAGGTGATCCAGAACGCCGTACATTGGGCGGCCCCGACAGAAGGCGCTGAGGTCACGTATGGCCGGGTGGAGCGTGACCGGGAGCATCAGGCCAGTCTCTAA
- a CDS encoding ABC transporter ATP-binding protein — protein MSNREERIKLQNIDIKNVSKSFGSLRVLEQVDFSIAKGEFAAIVGPSGCGKSTVLRMIAGLESPGSGAVTANGADIEKPDPSRMLIFQEHALYPWRTVADNVAFGLELAGMRKKERSQRVDEVLAKVGLTGFQKYYPHQLSGGMRQRAAIARALVTDPEVLLLDEPFGALDAITKISMQNELLTLWEGTGKTVLLITHDIDEAIYLADTVYVMSPRPGRIVEQIKLSMPRPRNRNGADFVAVRERVMKHLDLAHH, from the coding sequence ATGTCAAACCGGGAGGAGAGGATTAAGCTGCAGAATATAGATATTAAGAATGTATCCAAATCCTTTGGCTCACTCCGTGTGCTGGAGCAGGTGGACTTTAGCATCGCAAAAGGGGAGTTCGCAGCCATTGTCGGACCCTCCGGATGCGGAAAGAGCACGGTGCTGCGGATGATTGCCGGGCTGGAGTCTCCGGGCAGCGGAGCCGTTACGGCGAACGGGGCAGACATTGAGAAGCCGGATCCCAGCCGAATGCTTATTTTTCAGGAGCATGCCTTATATCCGTGGCGGACGGTTGCGGACAACGTGGCCTTTGGCCTGGAGCTTGCAGGAATGCGGAAGAAGGAGCGCAGCCAGCGCGTGGATGAGGTGCTTGCCAAGGTCGGATTGACCGGCTTCCAGAAGTATTATCCTCATCAGCTATCCGGCGGCATGCGGCAGCGGGCGGCCATCGCCCGGGCACTGGTTACGGACCCGGAGGTGCTGCTGCTGGACGAGCCGTTCGGAGCGCTGGATGCCATTACGAAAATTTCCATGCAAAATGAACTGCTCACCCTCTGGGAAGGCACCGGCAAAACGGTGCTGCTTATCACCCACGATATCGACGAGGCGATCTACCTGGCGGACACGGTCTATGTGATGAGCCCGCGTCCCGGCCGGATTGTAGAGCAGATCAAGCTGTCGATGCCCCGCCCGCGTAACCGGAACGGTGCAGACTTTGTTGCGGTACGGGAGCGCGTCATGAAGCATCTGGATCTGGCCCATCATTAA
- a CDS encoding putative bifunctional diguanylate cyclase/phosphodiesterase, which yields MMHEHYDGWIVLLSVLISVGASFLGLNIASRVYRASGLQKLLWLFGGSTIMGLGIWSMHFIGMLAFHSAQALAYDPALTLLSAVISCIGAFVAFYLATHSRTGMPGMWIGGVSMALAVLMMHFIGMAAMRMDAQMTFDPLLTGISVLIAFAASFTALMLFRKFRYSIRFSYWKVNSALLMGAGVSGMHYTGMAAAQFTPHQGPADLTDSGYITFLLILISAAATVILMVTMGALFYERHLLEKMAYHDSLTALPNRNGMMRYTDSSLDRHWRGAVLFIDLDRFKSVNDLYGHDIGDMLLQVIADRFREAAGQQALVYRLGGDEFVALVPQANRERAGQLADRFISTIHKPVLVEGYKLMVSGSIGISMAPEHGQERNVLLRAADTAMYHVKKTGKDRYSFFDDQMAQEQARRLRLERDLQLALHRSELRIVYQPKWDARYDRLAGMEALLRWEHPELGSISPGEFIPIAEENGVILTITAWMLNEVCLQNAAWQKAGLAAVPVSVNISSHVLDSFLMVSMIDRALQDSGLPASALELEIKESVAMSNLEQSIEQLGRLQSRGVRISMDDFGTGYSSLGRIGDIPFHTLKIDRSFIQQSSLFFKQAIIRNMVAIAGNLNLGIIAEGVETKEQAEFLMTTGCYQMQGFYFGVPMAADSMDEWLHGGGAAGRLAAAGVAAAGLEAAAAMRQA from the coding sequence ATGATGCATGAACATTACGATGGATGGATTGTCCTCTTATCGGTTCTGATTTCAGTCGGGGCTTCTTTTCTGGGCTTGAATATTGCCAGCAGGGTATACCGGGCGAGCGGGCTTCAAAAGCTGTTATGGCTGTTCGGCGGCTCCACGATTATGGGGCTGGGCATCTGGTCGATGCATTTTATCGGAATGCTCGCTTTCCATTCCGCTCAGGCGCTGGCCTATGATCCGGCCCTGACCCTGTTGTCTGCCGTGATCAGCTGTATCGGCGCCTTCGTAGCCTTTTATTTGGCTACACATAGCCGAACAGGGATGCCGGGCATGTGGATTGGAGGCGTCAGCATGGCACTGGCTGTACTGATGATGCATTTTATCGGCATGGCTGCCATGAGAATGGATGCCCAGATGACCTTTGATCCCCTGCTTACGGGAATTTCGGTCCTGATCGCTTTCGCTGCATCCTTTACTGCGCTGATGCTGTTCCGCAAATTCCGCTACTCCATCCGCTTCAGCTACTGGAAGGTGAACAGCGCCCTGCTTATGGGGGCCGGAGTATCCGGAATGCATTATACGGGGATGGCTGCAGCGCAGTTCACGCCTCATCAGGGCCCGGCTGACCTGACAGATTCCGGCTATATTACCTTTTTGCTTATTCTGATCTCGGCAGCAGCTACCGTTATTCTTATGGTCACGATGGGGGCGCTGTTCTATGAACGTCATCTGCTGGAGAAAATGGCGTATCACGATTCACTGACTGCCTTGCCGAACCGCAATGGCATGATGCGCTATACAGACAGCAGCCTCGACAGGCACTGGAGAGGAGCGGTGCTGTTCATCGACCTTGACCGCTTCAAGTCGGTCAATGACCTGTACGGCCATGACATCGGCGATATGCTGCTGCAGGTCATTGCAGACCGTTTCCGGGAAGCAGCGGGACAGCAGGCTCTGGTCTACCGCCTGGGCGGCGATGAATTTGTGGCACTGGTGCCACAGGCGAACCGAGAGCGGGCGGGCCAGCTGGCGGATCGTTTCATCTCTACAATACATAAACCGGTGCTGGTGGAGGGCTACAAGCTGATGGTGTCCGGCAGCATTGGCATCAGTATGGCTCCCGAGCATGGCCAGGAACGCAATGTTCTGCTGCGTGCGGCAGATACCGCCATGTATCACGTCAAGAAGACCGGCAAGGACCGGTACAGCTTCTTCGACGATCAGATGGCACAGGAGCAGGCGCGCCGGCTGAGGCTGGAACGGGATTTACAGCTGGCGCTGCACCGCTCGGAGCTGAGGATTGTATATCAGCCGAAATGGGATGCACGCTATGACCGGTTAGCCGGCATGGAAGCGCTCCTGCGCTGGGAGCACCCGGAGCTGGGTTCGATTTCACCTGGCGAATTCATCCCGATTGCCGAAGAGAACGGTGTCATCCTGACCATTACGGCCTGGATGCTGAACGAGGTATGCCTGCAGAATGCCGCCTGGCAGAAGGCCGGCCTCGCCGCAGTTCCTGTCTCCGTGAACATTTCGAGCCATGTGCTGGACAGCTTCCTGATGGTCAGCATGATTGACCGGGCGCTGCAGGACTCCGGACTGCCGGCCTCCGCCCTGGAGCTGGAGATTAAGGAGTCGGTTGCGATGAGCAATCTGGAGCAGAGCATCGAGCAGCTTGGACGGCTGCAGAGCCGCGGGGTCCGCATCTCCATGGACGATTTCGGCACGGGATATTCCTCGCTGGGCCGGATCGGGGACATTCCGTTCCACACCTTGAAGATCGACCGTTCCTTTATTCAGCAGAGCAGCCTGTTCTTTAAGCAGGCCATCATCCGCAACATGGTGGCGATCGCGGGCAACCTGAATCTGGGCATTATCGCCGAGGGCGTAGAGACGAAGGAACAGGCCGAGTTTCTTATGACCACAGGCTGTTATCAGATGCAGGGATTTTATTTTGGTGTCCCTATGGCCGCAGATTCCATGGATGAGTGGCTGCATGGAGGGGGCGCGGCAGGACGCCTCGCGGCTGCCGGAGTGGCGGCCGCAGGCCTCGAAGCGGCGGCTGCCATGCGTCAGGCTTAA
- a CDS encoding ABC transporter substrate-binding protein: MRTHARRLKGLTIGLLLVALMAMTACGNESKSDEASGAGEGKTDFVVGYLNVMDDAQAMLAYEAKLYEKHGLNVKMQKFKSGTDLIKAMVGKQVDAGVLGFTNAVSWASKGAGVKVVGGAQLGFHSVLVKEDSSIAKIEDLKGKKLASQGQGSTADIVLNGVVLKEAGLTSQDLQMVYVDPAQAIQSLSSGAVDAAFVFEPYDSIASHTMGAKQIYEIGKVWPFPCMVVITTDENLDNNRDAVNKLLDAQKEAIEMLQEEPVKSAGLIMKHFVEGDTMDSHHGGTVESVDVIKQAIETQVFNWDITPDQITRMQEISDMMKEQGVLETDVNVEELIDLSWQNEQQKQ; this comes from the coding sequence ATGAGAACCCATGCCCGGAGATTAAAAGGGCTGACCATAGGTCTGCTGCTAGTGGCACTAATGGCAATGACTGCCTGCGGGAATGAAAGCAAGAGTGATGAAGCCAGCGGTGCAGGCGAGGGAAAGACTGATTTTGTCGTCGGATATTTAAACGTTATGGATGATGCGCAGGCCATGCTCGCTTATGAAGCGAAGCTGTACGAGAAGCACGGGCTGAATGTCAAGATGCAGAAGTTTAAGAGCGGAACCGATTTAATCAAGGCAATGGTAGGCAAGCAGGTGGATGCCGGCGTGCTGGGCTTTACGAACGCGGTTTCCTGGGCGTCGAAGGGAGCCGGCGTAAAGGTTGTAGGCGGAGCTCAGCTGGGCTTTCACAGCGTATTGGTGAAGGAAGACAGCAGCATTGCCAAGATTGAGGACCTGAAGGGCAAGAAGCTGGCCTCCCAGGGTCAGGGCAGCACGGCTGATATTGTACTGAACGGTGTGGTGCTGAAGGAAGCGGGCCTGACGAGCCAGGATTTGCAAATGGTTTACGTAGATCCTGCACAGGCGATCCAGTCTCTGTCCTCGGGTGCTGTGGATGCGGCGTTTGTGTTTGAGCCTTACGACAGCATCGCCTCCCATACGATGGGCGCGAAGCAAATTTATGAGATCGGCAAAGTGTGGCCGTTTCCTTGCATGGTCGTCATCACGACCGACGAGAACCTGGACAACAACCGTGACGCTGTAAACAAGCTGCTGGATGCCCAGAAGGAAGCGATCGAAATGCTGCAGGAGGAGCCGGTGAAATCCGCAGGCCTTATTATGAAGCATTTTGTGGAAGGCGACACGATGGATTCCCATCACGGCGGAACAGTAGAATCCGTGGACGTAATCAAGCAGGCGATCGAGACGCAGGTGTTCAACTGGGATATTACCCCGGACCAGATTACACGTATGCAGGAAATTTCCGATATGATGAAAGAGCAAGGCGTGCTGGAAACAGATGTCAATGTGGAAGAATTGATTGATCTAAGCTGGCAGAATGAGCAGCAGAAGCAGTAA
- a CDS encoding YeiH family protein: MLFIGAGVLFTAALALCGQLLSWIPALQLLGPLTWGILLAALYRQLLGYPESLRPGIQFTSKNLLRLAIMLCGLKLDMGTLFSEGPGMLLRGAAVVLLGITLTWYAAKWLKAESSLSLLLGIGTGVCGAAAIAAAAPILNAKEEDTALGAGMIAFVGTLFAVVYTLAQPLLPLDSLEYGIWAGLSLHELAQVALASAPAGEEALTAGLMAKLGRVFLLLPLCFVLLAWMRREGGNETAKRPAFPWFLLGFAAFSLAGSLAPSGQPLIPEAVKDFAGAAASFLLAMAMAGFGLQIHLRSLTRAWRPLAAMLLSSVLLSIITFWMV; the protein is encoded by the coding sequence ATGTTATTCATCGGTGCCGGTGTCCTGTTCACAGCCGCACTGGCCCTATGCGGTCAGCTGCTGTCATGGATTCCGGCGCTCCAGCTGCTGGGACCTCTAACCTGGGGAATCCTGCTTGCCGCCCTGTACCGGCAGCTGCTGGGGTATCCGGAAAGCCTGCGGCCCGGCATTCAGTTTACTTCCAAGAATCTTCTCCGGCTTGCCATTATGCTCTGCGGGCTGAAGCTGGACATGGGAACACTGTTCAGCGAGGGGCCCGGGATGCTGCTCCGGGGCGCTGCCGTCGTCCTCCTGGGCATTACATTAACCTGGTATGCGGCCAAATGGCTGAAGGCAGAGAGCTCCCTGTCTCTTCTGCTAGGCATCGGCACCGGTGTCTGCGGTGCTGCGGCCATTGCGGCAGCCGCACCAATCCTGAATGCCAAGGAGGAGGACACCGCTCTGGGAGCAGGCATGATCGCATTCGTTGGCACGCTGTTTGCTGTCGTATACACACTTGCACAGCCCTTGCTGCCGCTGGATAGCCTGGAATACGGCATCTGGGCCGGGCTCAGCCTGCATGAGCTGGCTCAGGTCGCCTTGGCGTCAGCACCGGCAGGGGAGGAGGCCTTGACGGCCGGCCTGATGGCCAAGCTGGGCCGGGTGTTTCTGCTGCTGCCGCTGTGCTTTGTACTCCTCGCCTGGATGCGGAGAGAAGGCGGGAATGAAACCGCGAAGCGGCCGGCCTTCCCCTGGTTTCTGCTGGGGTTCGCCGCCTTCAGCCTGGCTGGAAGCCTGGCCCCTTCAGGCCAGCCGCTCATCCCGGAGGCTGTGAAGGATTTCGCGGGGGCTGCGGCCTCCTTCCTGCTCGCGATGGCCATGGCAGGCTTCGGCCTGCAGATCCATCTGCGCAGTCTGACCCGGGCCTGGCGCCCGCTGGCTGCCATGCTGCTCTCCTCTGTGCTGCTCTCGATCATCACCTTCTGGATGGTCTGA
- the cysK gene encoding cysteine synthase A, whose amino-acid sequence MKVYNNVAEMIGGTPMVRLGRMLPEDSAEVYVKLEMFNPSGSVKDRAASNLIRTAEEQGWLTPGGTIIEPTSGNTGIGLAMIAAAKGYRAILIMPDNMSKERINILKAYGAEVVLTPSSQRMPGAIAKAQELKEQIPGSFIPQQFENRANPDVHRVTTAPEILQQMEGRLDAFVATAGTGGTVTGTGEELRRHLPDLHIAVVEPQGSPVLSGGEPGPHKLVGTSPGFVPAILNTHVYDEIIQIADEDALQTVRDLARKEGILVGPSSGASVFAALRVARKLGPGKRVVCIAPDTGERYLSMDIF is encoded by the coding sequence GTGAAGGTATATAATAACGTAGCCGAAATGATCGGCGGCACGCCCATGGTACGCCTCGGACGCATGCTGCCTGAAGATAGCGCCGAGGTATATGTGAAGCTGGAGATGTTCAATCCGTCAGGAAGTGTCAAGGACAGAGCGGCGTCCAACCTCATTCGGACAGCAGAGGAGCAGGGCTGGCTCACGCCGGGCGGCACTATTATCGAGCCGACCAGCGGCAATACAGGGATCGGCCTGGCAATGATTGCTGCAGCCAAAGGCTATCGGGCGATTCTGATCATGCCTGATAATATGTCCAAAGAGCGGATTAACATTTTGAAGGCTTACGGAGCGGAGGTCGTGCTGACCCCGAGCAGCCAGCGGATGCCGGGTGCCATTGCAAAGGCCCAGGAGCTAAAGGAACAGATTCCGGGGTCCTTCATTCCCCAGCAGTTCGAGAACCGCGCCAATCCGGATGTACACCGCGTCACGACAGCACCGGAGATCCTGCAGCAGATGGAAGGGCGGCTGGACGCCTTTGTCGCCACAGCGGGTACAGGCGGTACGGTCACGGGCACAGGAGAGGAGCTGCGCCGGCATCTGCCGGATCTGCATATTGCGGTCGTGGAGCCGCAGGGCTCGCCCGTGCTGTCGGGCGGAGAGCCAGGGCCGCACAAGCTGGTGGGAACGAGCCCGGGATTCGTGCCGGCCATATTGAATACCCATGTATATGATGAAATTATTCAGATTGCCGACGAGGATGCGCTGCAGACGGTCAGAGATCTGGCCCGTAAGGAAGGCATCCTGGTCGGACCCTCTTCAGGTGCCTCCGTGTTTGCGGCCTTGCGTGTAGCCCGTAAGCTTGGTCCGGGGAAAAGAGTCGTCTGCATTGCGCCGGATACCGGTGAACGGTATTTGAGCATGGATATTTTTTAG